The following are encoded together in the Caretta caretta isolate rCarCar2 chromosome 17, rCarCar1.hap1, whole genome shotgun sequence genome:
- the LOC125623895 gene encoding claudin-3-like, producing the protein MSMGLEISGVALSVLGWVGTIVCCAMPMWRVTAFVGDNIVTAQLIWEGLWMNCVVQSTGQMQFKVYDSVLALPQDLQAARALVVIAIVLAMLGFMVALIGAQCTRCVEDETTKAKITIMSGVIFLLAGIMTLIPVCWSANIIIRDFYNPVVIESLKRDLGASLYVGWAAAVLQLFGGALLCCSCPPKDEKYAPAKVAYSVSRSTGPSYDKRNYV; encoded by the coding sequence ATGTCGATGGGGCTGGAGATCAGTGGGGTGGCCCTGTCGGTGTTGGGCTGGGTGGGCACCATCGTGTGCTGTGCAATGCCCATGTGGAGGGTGACGGCCTTCGTCGGGGACAACATCGTGACAGCCCAGCTCatctgggaggggctgtggatgAACTGCGTGGTGCAGAGCACGGGCCAGATGCAGTTCAAGGTCTACGACTCCGTGCTGGCGTTGCCCCAGGATCTGCAGGCGGCTCGTGCCCTGGTGGTGATCGCCATCGTGCTGGCCATGCTGGGCTTCATGGTTGCCCTCATCGGAGCGCAGTGCACCAGGTGCGTGGAAGATGAGACAACCAAGGCCAAGATCACCATCATGTCTGGGGTGATCTTCTTGCTGGCTGGGATCATGACCCTCATCCCCGTGTGCTGGTCGGCCAACATCATCATCCGCGACTTCTACAATCCTGTGGTGATAGAGTCACTGAAGCGGGACCTGGGAGCCTCCCTCTACgtgggctgggcagctgcagtaCTGCAGCTGTttgggggggctctgctctgctgctcctgcccccccaagGATGAGAAGTACGCTCCAGCCAAGGTGGCTTACTCCGTTTCCAGATCCACCGGGCCCAGCTACGACAAGAGGAACTACGTGTGA
- the CLDN3 gene encoding claudin-3, whose amino-acid sequence MSMGLEIGGVALSVLGWVGTIVCCALPMWRVTAFIGYNIVTAQIIWEGLWMNCVVQSTGQMQCKIYDSMLALPQDLQAARALVVIAIVLAVLGLMVALIGAQCTRCVEDETTKAKITIMSGVIFLLAGIMTLIPVCWSANTIIRDFYNPMVTESLKRELGASLYVGWAAAALQLFGGALLCCSCPPKDEKYAPAKVAYSAPRSTGPSYDKRNYV is encoded by the coding sequence ATGTCGATGGGGCTGGAAATCGGTGGGGTGGCCCTGTCGGTGTTGGGCTGGGTGGGCACCATCGTGTGCTGTGCACTGCCCATGTGGAGGGTGACGGCCTTCATCGGGTACAACATCGTGACAGCTCAGATCatctgggaggggctgtggatgAACTGCGTGGTGCAGAGCACGGGCCAGATGCAGTGCAAGATCTACGACTCCATGCTGGCGTTGCCCCAGGACCTGCAGGCGGCTCGTGCCCTGGTGGTGATCGCCATCGTGCTGGCCGTGCTGGGCCTCATGGTTGCCCTCATCGGAGCGCAGTGCACCAGGTGCGTGGAAGATGAGACAACCAAGGCCAAGATCACCATCATGTCTGGGGTGATCTTCTTGCTGGCTGGGATCATGACCCTCATCCCCGTGTGCTGGTCGGCCAACACCATCATCCGCGACTTCTACAATCCTATGGTGACAGAGTCACTGAAGCGGGAGCTGGGAGCCTCCCTCTACgtgggctgggcagctgcagcactgcagctgtttgggggggctctgctctgctgctcctgcccccccaagGATGAGAAGTACGCTCCAGCCAAGGTGGCTTACTCCGCTCCCAGATCCACCGGGCCCAGCTACGACAAGAGGAACTACGTGTGA